In Longimicrobium sp., a genomic segment contains:
- a CDS encoding carbon starvation CstA family protein, producing the protein MRKPLSLAAWIAVAALGATSLALIALHRGETINAAWLVTAAVCTYAVAYRFYSRFLARRVFGLDDRRATPAERLNNGVDFVPTNRWVLFGHHFAAIAGAGPLVGPVLAAQFGYLPGTLWLIVGVVLAGAVQDFIILFASMRRDGKSLGQMAREEINTVTGFTAMVAVLAIMGILLAVLALIVVNALKHSPWGMFTIACTVPIALLMGFWMHTFRPGRVGEASAIGVVLVLLATIGGKWVAENPALAAFFTVEGKTLVWLLMGYGFVASVLPVWVLLCPRDYLSTFLKIGTILALAAGILITLPTMHMPALTQFVDGTGPVFAGKLFPFAFITVACGAISGFHALVSSGTTPKMLTREGDARMVGYGAMLMESFVGVMAMVAAGILQPGVYFAINSPAGVVGGTLAEATRTIAAWGFVVTPADMEALARQVGEQTLLARTGGAPSLAVGMAQIFSGVFGGGALAAVWYHFAIMFEALFILTTIDTGTRVGRFMLQELLGHVWKPLGRTSWYPSVVVSSGLMVAFWGYFLYQGVVDPLGGINSLWPLFGISNQLLAAIALCVGTTVLIKMGKARYAWVTLAPLAWLATVTFTAGWQKVFSADARLGFIAHARMIEAKLAGGALPAGAKTIADAQRMLFNDRMDAIVALVFMAVVVMVLAASIAQWVLILSRRRPAVMTETPFVASAFAGD; encoded by the coding sequence ATGCGAAAGCCCCTCTCCCTGGCGGCCTGGATCGCCGTCGCCGCGCTCGGCGCCACGTCGCTCGCGCTCATCGCCCTGCACCGCGGCGAAACGATCAACGCGGCGTGGCTGGTGACCGCCGCCGTCTGCACCTACGCGGTGGCGTACCGCTTCTACTCGCGCTTCCTGGCGCGCCGCGTGTTCGGGCTCGACGACCGCCGCGCCACCCCCGCCGAGCGGCTGAACAACGGCGTCGACTTCGTCCCCACCAACCGCTGGGTGCTGTTCGGCCACCACTTCGCGGCCATCGCCGGCGCCGGCCCGCTTGTCGGACCGGTGCTCGCGGCGCAGTTCGGCTATCTCCCCGGCACCCTCTGGCTGATCGTCGGCGTCGTCCTGGCCGGCGCGGTGCAGGACTTCATCATCCTCTTCGCCAGCATGCGCAGGGACGGCAAGTCGCTGGGGCAGATGGCGCGCGAGGAGATCAACACCGTGACCGGCTTCACCGCGATGGTGGCCGTGCTGGCGATCATGGGGATCCTGCTGGCCGTCCTCGCCCTGATCGTGGTGAACGCGCTCAAGCACAGCCCGTGGGGGATGTTCACCATCGCCTGCACGGTGCCCATCGCGCTGCTGATGGGGTTCTGGATGCACACCTTCCGCCCCGGCAGGGTCGGCGAGGCGTCGGCCATCGGCGTGGTCCTCGTCCTCCTCGCCACCATCGGGGGGAAGTGGGTGGCCGAGAATCCCGCGCTCGCGGCGTTCTTCACGGTGGAGGGGAAGACGCTCGTCTGGCTGCTGATGGGGTACGGCTTCGTCGCCTCCGTCCTTCCCGTCTGGGTGCTCCTCTGCCCGCGCGACTACCTGTCGACCTTCCTGAAGATCGGGACGATCCTGGCGCTCGCGGCCGGCATCCTGATCACCCTGCCGACGATGCACATGCCCGCGCTCACGCAGTTCGTGGACGGCACCGGGCCCGTGTTCGCGGGGAAGCTCTTCCCCTTCGCCTTCATCACCGTGGCGTGCGGGGCCATCAGCGGCTTCCATGCGCTGGTCTCGTCGGGGACCACGCCGAAGATGCTGACGCGCGAGGGCGACGCGCGCATGGTGGGCTACGGCGCGATGCTGATGGAGAGCTTCGTGGGGGTGATGGCGATGGTGGCCGCGGGGATCCTGCAGCCCGGCGTGTACTTCGCCATCAACTCGCCCGCCGGCGTCGTCGGAGGGACGCTGGCCGAGGCGACGCGCACCATCGCCGCCTGGGGGTTCGTGGTGACGCCCGCCGACATGGAGGCGCTGGCGCGGCAGGTCGGCGAGCAGACGCTGCTCGCGCGGACCGGCGGCGCGCCGTCGCTGGCGGTGGGGATGGCGCAGATCTTCTCGGGCGTGTTCGGCGGCGGCGCGCTGGCGGCGGTGTGGTACCACTTCGCCATCATGTTCGAGGCGCTGTTCATCCTGACCACCATCGACACGGGGACGCGCGTCGGGCGCTTCATGCTGCAGGAGCTGCTCGGCCACGTGTGGAAGCCGCTGGGGCGCACCTCGTGGTACCCGTCGGTGGTGGTCTCCAGCGGGCTGATGGTGGCGTTCTGGGGATACTTCCTCTACCAGGGCGTGGTCGACCCGCTCGGGGGGATCAACTCGCTCTGGCCGCTGTTCGGCATCTCCAACCAGCTGCTGGCGGCCATCGCGCTGTGCGTGGGGACGACGGTGCTGATCAAGATGGGGAAGGCGCGCTACGCCTGGGTGACGCTGGCGCCGCTGGCCTGGCTGGCGACGGTGACGTTCACGGCGGGGTGGCAGAAGGTGTTCTCGGCCGACGCCAGGCTCGGCTTCATCGCCCACGCGCGGATGATCGAGGCGAAGCTGGCCGGCGGCGCCCTTCCCGCCGGCGCGAAGACCATCGCCGACGCGCAGCGGATGCTGTTCAACGACCGGATGGACGCCATCGTCGCGCTCGTGTTCATGGCCGTGGTGGTGATGGTGCTGGCCGCGTCGATCGCGCAGTGGGTCCTCATCCTCTCCCGCCGCCGCCCCGCGGTGATGACGGAGACCCCCTTCGTCGCCAGCGCCTTCGCGGGAGATTGA
- a CDS encoding DUF692 domain-containing protein: protein MTVIASDPIAARRRLAALPRLGVGVLYNPSLQAFVADHAAELDYLATIPDRAWSDEGPSAPARFVESESQMEILDRAAQALTIVGHSVGLSIGSADPLDTGHVEQLARWQQRYRMPWHSDHLSFIRLPGVDAHTELSASMALAVPYDREVLEMMIERVEYVQSRIPVPFLLENNVYYVDLPEQEMTEPEFLNALTARTGCGLLLDVHNVVVNSTNHGFDPRAFIFALDLSAVVELHIAGGSELAGLYTDSHAGPVAQAVWELLPDVVEACPNLCAVTFEFHEGWYPAMGAEGVIRELCTAREVWRRHRRAA from the coding sequence ATGACCGTCATCGCATCCGACCCGATCGCCGCGCGCAGGCGGCTGGCCGCGCTGCCGCGGCTGGGCGTGGGCGTGTTGTACAACCCGTCGCTGCAGGCGTTCGTGGCGGACCACGCGGCCGAGCTCGACTACCTGGCCACCATCCCCGACCGCGCGTGGAGCGACGAGGGCCCGTCCGCCCCGGCGCGCTTCGTGGAGAGCGAGTCGCAGATGGAGATCCTCGACCGCGCGGCCCAGGCGCTCACGATCGTCGGGCACAGCGTGGGGTTGTCGATCGGCAGCGCGGACCCGCTCGACACGGGCCACGTGGAGCAGCTCGCGCGGTGGCAGCAACGGTACCGGATGCCGTGGCACAGCGACCATCTCTCCTTCATCCGCCTCCCCGGCGTGGACGCGCACACCGAGCTGTCGGCCAGCATGGCGCTGGCGGTGCCGTACGACCGCGAGGTGCTGGAGATGATGATCGAGCGCGTGGAGTACGTGCAGTCGCGCATCCCCGTGCCCTTCCTGCTGGAGAACAACGTGTACTACGTGGATCTCCCCGAGCAGGAGATGACGGAGCCCGAGTTCCTGAACGCGCTGACGGCGCGCACCGGGTGCGGGCTGCTGCTGGACGTGCACAACGTCGTCGTGAATTCGACGAACCACGGCTTCGACCCGCGCGCGTTCATCTTCGCGCTGGACCTGTCCGCGGTGGTGGAGCTGCACATCGCGGGCGGGAGCGAGCTGGCGGGGCTGTACACCGACTCGCACGCAGGCCCGGTCGCCCAGGCAGTGTGGGAGCTGCTGCCGGACGTGGTCGAGGCGTGTCCCAACCTGTGCGCCGTCACCTTCGAGTTCCACGAGGGGTGGTACCCGGCGATGGGCGCGGAGGGGGTGATCCGCGAGCTGTGCACCGCGCGCGAGGTCTGGCGCCGCCACCGCCGCGCGGCCTGA
- a CDS encoding VanW family protein, translated as MDTAFPAPRTLRPDEPVRHTRTGAAVFRAKATLFQLRRAVAEMGDAPRRHPRAGELRDAPVLGESVTALWTDGGAAERPLVAGKVHNLRVALRRLDGVVVPAGATFSFWRQVGRATRLRGFVRGRELREGCLIPTVGGGLCQLSGALYDAALQAGCEIVERHAHTRGVPGSQAERGRDATVFWNYVDLRFRSPRPLRVEARMDADTLTVRLRGLPAGGEARTRTPARVRVLRVLGGEPRSCGSCGQDECFRHDDRPREPAGRAAHLVDEWWPELDRYLAGVRRPGDVLGIPLDGRRFRRPAYAWTTDGAARVRQSWRQTLARAWRSRRLAAQGAARQRALLAAAAALAESYLPLLRWDVTHVVVSQNLLPFLWRGGHLGGRTFDVLMSSPPMAELHARLDAAARLHPGSPTLADFRADESLVRDEAEALAHARRVVTPHRDVAALFGERAEVLDWVMPSPRTTRRGDGGRPRVVFPGPTAGRKGAYELREALAGMEVELRAMGSRLEGPGFWDGVRLAEPAPHWLDGADLVVLPAFVENRPRRLLEALASGVPVVATAACGLGDAEGLITVDAGDAPALRGAIQRVLDARVASAAERVSPIPDTPRVSS; from the coding sequence ATGGACACCGCCTTCCCCGCCCCACGCACCCTTCGCCCGGACGAGCCGGTGCGCCACACGCGCACGGGCGCGGCCGTCTTCCGCGCCAAGGCCACGCTCTTCCAGCTCCGCCGCGCCGTCGCCGAAATGGGTGATGCGCCCCGGCGCCATCCCCGCGCCGGGGAGTTGCGGGACGCGCCGGTGCTCGGCGAGTCGGTGACCGCGCTGTGGACGGACGGCGGCGCGGCCGAGCGCCCGCTGGTCGCGGGGAAGGTGCACAACCTCCGCGTTGCGCTGCGGCGGCTGGACGGCGTGGTGGTGCCCGCGGGCGCGACCTTCTCGTTCTGGCGGCAGGTCGGCCGGGCGACGCGGCTGCGCGGGTTCGTGCGCGGGCGCGAGCTGCGCGAGGGGTGCCTGATCCCCACGGTCGGCGGCGGGCTGTGCCAGCTCTCCGGCGCGCTGTACGACGCCGCCCTGCAGGCCGGGTGCGAGATCGTGGAGCGGCACGCGCACACGCGCGGCGTTCCCGGGTCGCAGGCGGAGCGCGGGCGCGACGCCACCGTGTTCTGGAACTACGTGGACCTGCGCTTCCGCTCGCCGCGCCCGTTGCGCGTCGAGGCGCGGATGGATGCGGACACGCTCACCGTGCGCCTGCGCGGCCTCCCCGCCGGGGGCGAGGCGCGGACGCGAACGCCGGCGCGCGTACGCGTGCTGCGGGTGCTGGGAGGCGAACCGCGCAGCTGCGGGTCGTGCGGCCAGGACGAGTGCTTCCGCCACGACGACCGCCCGCGCGAGCCGGCCGGACGCGCCGCGCACCTGGTGGACGAGTGGTGGCCTGAGCTGGACCGCTATCTCGCCGGCGTCAGGAGACCGGGCGACGTGCTGGGGATTCCGCTGGACGGGCGGCGGTTCCGCAGGCCGGCGTATGCGTGGACCACGGACGGCGCCGCGCGCGTGCGGCAGAGCTGGCGGCAGACGCTGGCGCGGGCGTGGCGCTCGCGCCGGCTGGCGGCGCAGGGCGCGGCCCGGCAGCGCGCGCTGCTGGCGGCCGCGGCGGCGCTGGCGGAGAGCTACCTGCCGCTCCTGCGGTGGGACGTGACGCACGTCGTCGTCTCCCAGAACCTGCTCCCGTTCCTGTGGCGCGGCGGCCACCTGGGCGGGCGCACCTTCGACGTGCTGATGTCGTCGCCGCCAATGGCCGAGCTGCACGCGCGGCTCGACGCGGCGGCGCGGCTGCACCCCGGCAGCCCCACGCTGGCCGACTTCCGCGCGGACGAATCGCTCGTCCGCGACGAGGCCGAGGCGCTGGCGCACGCGCGCCGCGTCGTCACGCCGCACCGCGACGTGGCCGCGCTGTTCGGCGAGCGCGCCGAGGTGCTGGACTGGGTGATGCCGTCCCCGCGCACGACTCGACGGGGCGACGGCGGGCGCCCGCGCGTCGTCTTCCCCGGCCCGACCGCCGGCCGCAAGGGCGCGTACGAGCTGCGCGAGGCGCTCGCGGGGATGGAGGTGGAGCTGCGGGCGATGGGCTCGCGGCTGGAGGGTCCCGGCTTCTGGGACGGCGTGCGCCTGGCGGAGCCGGCGCCGCACTGGCTGGACGGGGCGGATCTCGTCGTGCTCCCCGCGTTCGTGGAGAACCGGCCGCGGCGGCTGCTCGAGGCGCTGGCGAGCGGCGTTCCCGTCGTCGCCACGGCGGCGTGCGGGCTGGGCGATGCGGAGGGACTCATCACCGTCGACGCGGGCGACGCCCCCGCGCTGCGCGGCGCGATCCAGCGCGTGCTCGACGCCCGGGTGGCGTCCGCGGCTGAGAGGGTGTCCCCGATTCCTGACACCCCTCGGGTGTCA